One genomic region from Spirulina subsalsa PCC 9445 encodes:
- a CDS encoding NUDIX hydrolase, whose product MKEKPQQLSQRLFFQGRKFNFEVNRLRLPNGVEGDWECIRHPGGALGVPVTSDGKLVLVNQYRFAVEGRLLEFPAGTVEVNEDPAMTIQREIEEETGYRAHRWRKLGQFPLAPGYSDEYIYAFLAQDLEKLEKPPQQDEDEDIEVVVLSPPELEEIILTSDRVDAKSVTSFFLARPFLLEFS is encoded by the coding sequence ATGAAAGAAAAACCCCAACAACTCAGTCAACGCCTCTTTTTCCAAGGTCGTAAATTTAACTTTGAAGTCAATCGTCTCCGTTTACCCAATGGAGTCGAGGGCGACTGGGAATGTATCCGCCACCCCGGAGGAGCATTAGGAGTTCCTGTGACCTCCGACGGGAAATTAGTCTTAGTGAATCAATACCGTTTTGCCGTTGAAGGGCGCTTACTGGAATTTCCGGCCGGGACTGTGGAAGTGAACGAAGACCCCGCTATGACCATTCAACGGGAGATTGAGGAAGAAACAGGCTACCGCGCCCATCGGTGGCGGAAATTGGGGCAATTTCCCCTGGCTCCGGGCTATTCTGATGAATATATCTACGCTTTCCTCGCCCAAGATTTAGAAAAGTTAGAAAAACCCCCGCAACAGGATGAGGACGAAGATATTGAGGTGGTGGTGTTATCGCCCCCAGAGTTAGAAGAAATTATTCTAACCAGCGATCGCGTTGATGCTAAATCCGTGACCAGTTTCTTTCTCGCTCGTCCTTTTCTTTTGGAGTTTAGCTAG
- a CDS encoding DUF1517 domain-containing protein, whose product MGNKFAFNLKSLLKAFLLCSLVLVLVFSSAGDALAARSGGRIGGGSFRAPTRTYSGGGYGGYRSPGGGLGFPFLLPFFGFGGFGSLFTILIVIAIANFLVNTLRNSGGAGDSGELTVNSKVSVAKVQVGLLAAARDLQPDLDRLAATADTGSASGRAEVLQEATLALLRHPEYWVYGASEAQQAPLNQAEAKFNQFALEERSKFTAETLSNVENQVKKSEVLAKSDSTDLAQLSEEVGEYIVVTLVVGAQGQFTLPKINSTEELQQALRTLGSIGSDRLLAIEILWTPQASGDTLTTEDILAAYPNLKLV is encoded by the coding sequence ATGGGTAACAAATTTGCGTTTAATCTGAAATCATTGTTAAAAGCCTTCCTGCTCTGTAGTTTGGTGCTAGTGCTGGTGTTTAGCTCGGCCGGGGATGCGCTGGCGGCTCGCAGTGGGGGACGGATTGGGGGCGGCTCTTTCCGCGCTCCTACTCGGACGTATAGTGGGGGAGGATATGGTGGATATCGTTCTCCGGGGGGAGGTTTGGGTTTTCCTTTCCTGTTGCCGTTTTTCGGTTTTGGGGGTTTTGGTAGCCTGTTCACGATTTTAATTGTGATTGCGATCGCCAATTTCCTCGTCAATACCCTCCGCAACAGTGGGGGAGCCGGAGACAGTGGGGAATTAACAGTCAATAGCAAAGTGTCCGTTGCTAAAGTCCAAGTGGGTCTATTAGCGGCTGCCCGAGACTTACAGCCTGATTTAGACCGTCTAGCTGCCACGGCCGACACAGGGAGCGCGTCCGGTCGCGCCGAGGTGTTGCAAGAGGCCACCTTAGCCCTTCTCCGTCACCCTGAATACTGGGTCTATGGGGCTTCAGAAGCCCAGCAAGCCCCCTTAAATCAAGCGGAGGCTAAATTTAACCAATTTGCCTTGGAAGAGCGCAGTAAGTTCACGGCGGAAACCCTCTCTAATGTGGAGAATCAGGTTAAAAAGAGTGAGGTACTGGCTAAGAGCGATTCGACGGATCTCGCCCAACTCTCTGAGGAAGTGGGGGAATATATCGTGGTGACGTTGGTCGTGGGGGCGCAAGGTCAGTTCACCTTGCCGAAGATCAACAGCACAGAGGAGTTACAGCAAGCTTTGCGCACCCTTGGCAGTATTGGGAGCGATCGCCTCTTAGCCATTGAGATCCTCTGGACTCCCCAAGCATCGGGGGATACCCTGACCACAGAGGACATCCTCGCCGCTTACCCCAATCTCAAGCTAGTGTGA
- a CDS encoding slr1659 superfamily regulator, which produces MEIKTNSFEVEYNKEINTVKFQGSLRLSGMDEYAPIVELLNQIADQNPSTLTLDLRALEFLNSSGINVLSKFVIRVRQNKEMGLTVQGSEEIAWQTKSLKNLQRLMPSLTLELQ; this is translated from the coding sequence ATGGAAATTAAAACGAATAGCTTTGAAGTGGAATACAACAAGGAGATCAACACGGTTAAGTTTCAGGGATCATTGCGACTCAGTGGTATGGACGAATATGCCCCCATTGTTGAGCTTTTAAACCAAATTGCTGACCAAAATCCTTCCACTCTGACGTTAGATTTACGGGCTTTAGAGTTTCTCAATAGTTCAGGGATTAATGTCTTATCTAAATTTGTGATTCGTGTTCGTCAAAACAAAGAAATGGGGTTAACTGTACAAGGTTCAGAAGAGATTGCCTGGCAAACCAAATCTCTTAAAAATTTGCAGCGTTTAATGCCTAGTTTAACCCTAGAGTTACAGTAA
- a CDS encoding slr1658 superfamily regulator — protein sequence MAEIFGNFIENFPSSEEYLIIGFSPSSIPLKQRWRNNGLSADFLADYFTTFLPADESEDSGLSQHAEIKGAVSYIANELLENAMKFNDDQCDFPISIALYLGKNNLVFQITNSIPPKEVSPFQDYIEKLLSSDPQDLYLEQLEKNALDENGGSSHLGYLTMINDYMATLGWKFEKLEQEPVGIAVTTMVQLNF from the coding sequence ATGGCTGAAATTTTTGGCAACTTCATTGAAAACTTTCCCAGTAGCGAAGAATATCTCATCATTGGGTTTTCTCCCAGTTCAATTCCACTCAAACAACGATGGCGGAATAACGGACTTTCTGCCGACTTCCTAGCGGACTATTTTACTACCTTTTTACCAGCCGATGAGTCAGAAGATTCAGGCTTAAGTCAGCACGCTGAAATTAAAGGGGCAGTGAGTTATATCGCTAACGAGTTGTTGGAAAATGCCATGAAATTCAACGACGATCAATGTGACTTTCCTATCAGCATTGCCCTATACTTAGGAAAAAATAATCTGGTTTTTCAAATTACCAATAGTATCCCCCCAAAAGAAGTTAGCCCCTTCCAGGACTATATTGAAAAACTATTATCCTCTGATCCCCAAGATTTGTACTTAGAACAATTGGAGAAAAACGCTCTAGATGAGAATGGAGGGAGTTCTCATTTAGGCTATTTGACCATGATTAATGATTATATGGCAACCCTGGGCTGGAAATTTGAAAAATTAGAGCAAGAGCCAGTCGGGATTGCTGTTACTACAATGGTTCAACTGAACTTTTAG
- a CDS encoding type 1 glutamine amidotransferase encodes MELRIGWLYPKLMSTYGDRGNVICLQKRAQWRGFDVTLVPLDRQSEAPQFDTVDLIVGGGAQDRQQEIVMRDLQGEKAQALKEKLDGGTPGVFTCGSPQLLGKYYEPALGQRIEGLGVLDLETKHPGLEAPRCIGNVVFEITASPLAEDLKAQLGERPIVIGFENHGGRTYLGKVAPLGKVIQGYGNNGQDGGEGAFHRHAIATYSHGPLLPKNPFLADWLIQKALEEKYQTPISLSPLDDTMATQARKAMFERLGLSSRVKTA; translated from the coding sequence ATGGAATTAAGAATCGGTTGGTTATACCCTAAATTAATGAGTACCTACGGCGATCGCGGTAACGTGATTTGCTTACAGAAACGGGCGCAATGGCGAGGCTTTGATGTCACCCTTGTTCCCCTCGATCGTCAAAGCGAAGCCCCCCAATTTGACACCGTGGATCTGATTGTGGGGGGTGGGGCGCAAGATCGGCAACAGGAAATTGTCATGCGGGATCTCCAAGGGGAAAAAGCCCAAGCCCTTAAAGAAAAACTGGATGGCGGGACTCCGGGAGTTTTTACCTGTGGTTCCCCGCAACTCCTAGGAAAGTATTATGAACCCGCCTTGGGGCAACGGATTGAAGGATTAGGAGTCCTAGACCTCGAAACCAAACACCCCGGCCTAGAAGCCCCCCGGTGTATCGGCAATGTGGTTTTTGAAATTACGGCCTCCCCTCTGGCCGAAGACCTGAAAGCGCAACTGGGGGAACGCCCTATTGTCATTGGGTTTGAGAATCATGGCGGCCGAACCTACCTGGGCAAGGTTGCCCCCCTCGGCAAAGTGATTCAAGGCTACGGCAACAACGGGCAAGATGGCGGGGAGGGCGCTTTTCATCGTCATGCGATCGCCACCTACTCCCACGGCCCCCTCCTGCCCAAAAACCCCTTTCTCGCCGACTGGTTAATTCAAAAAGCCCTCGAAGAAAAATATCAAACCCCAATTTCCCTTTCCCCCCTCGACGACACCATGGCAACTCAGGCAAGAAAGGCAATGTTTGAGCGTTTAGGGTTATCCAGTCGGGTCAAGACAGCTTAA
- a CDS encoding tetratricopeptide repeat protein, protein MNTKPECNYQELIDNLIQCDGEEVESILQACSEWQDVNLVYQLLARGTEFHKEGKSELASRLHQFAFLVIQSIIALPQEGTVSMYLHTKQDADCLFQQGIELYQLSQFRSALQTWQQALSIYQELGDAQGEAYVLDHLSVALQSLGQYQKAIERYQESLVIKRESGHWMVQKPRFIPLTHHAQGEFHLAMKLTIEHFEKHLNIARSIGDRLGESNSLANLGRAYDSLGKSEQALSHYLESEEIKTQIGDRLGRVKLLQALGKIYQKLGEVSQAIYYYQQHIALAQELEDTDTLDQSLSSLGNLFCASKQYANALKIYQEYLYWSQDHQDVLGMSVAWSGLGNVFYAGEDYSKALNAYEKSLDFKQKTGDRFGEAIVLANLSRTHEALGHYERAKVYLRQSIQIKQQRS, encoded by the coding sequence ATGAACACAAAACCTGAGTGTAACTACCAAGAGTTAATCGATAACCTCATTCAATGTGATGGCGAAGAGGTCGAGTCCATTTTACAAGCCTGTTCAGAGTGGCAAGATGTTAACCTAGTGTATCAATTGTTGGCACGAGGGACAGAATTCCACAAGGAGGGAAAATCTGAACTGGCATCACGTCTTCATCAATTCGCTTTTTTAGTGATTCAGTCTATCATTGCTTTACCACAAGAAGGAACGGTTAGTATGTACCTTCATACCAAACAGGATGCAGATTGCCTATTTCAACAGGGGATTGAGCTTTATCAACTCAGCCAATTTCGCTCCGCATTGCAAACATGGCAACAAGCTTTGAGTATTTATCAGGAATTAGGGGATGCTCAGGGAGAGGCCTATGTATTGGATCATTTAAGTGTTGCTTTGCAGTCTTTGGGGCAGTATCAAAAAGCCATTGAACGCTATCAAGAATCTTTAGTGATTAAGCGAGAAAGTGGGCATTGGATGGTTCAAAAACCCCGTTTTATCCCCTTAACTCATCATGCTCAAGGGGAGTTTCATTTGGCGATGAAGCTAACGATTGAGCATTTCGAGAAACATTTGAACATAGCGCGTTCCATTGGCGATCGCCTCGGAGAGTCCAATTCCCTCGCTAATCTAGGTCGGGCCTATGATTCTTTGGGGAAATCGGAGCAAGCGTTAAGTCATTATTTAGAGTCGGAGGAGATTAAAACACAAATTGGCGATCGCCTAGGACGGGTTAAGCTTTTACAGGCATTAGGTAAAATCTACCAAAAACTAGGAGAGGTGAGCCAAGCCATCTACTACTATCAACAACATATTGCCCTTGCCCAAGAATTAGAGGATACAGACACCTTAGATCAATCCTTGAGTAGTTTAGGCAACTTATTCTGTGCCTCAAAACAGTACGCCAACGCTCTCAAAATTTATCAGGAATATCTCTACTGGAGCCAAGATCATCAGGATGTCCTTGGAATGTCTGTAGCTTGGAGTGGTTTAGGTAATGTATTTTATGCAGGGGAGGACTATTCTAAGGCTCTCAATGCCTATGAAAAATCCTTGGACTTTAAACAGAAAACAGGCGATCGCTTTGGGGAGGCCATTGTCTTAGCCAATCTTAGCCGCACTCATGAAGCCTTGGGCCATTACGAGAGGGCGAAAGTCTATCTCCGTCAGTCTATCCAAATCAAACAACAGAGATCCTAG
- the ggt gene encoding gamma-glutamyltransferase: protein MNLTSYNPTQGVVAAGHPKTAEAAQTILQAGGNAFDAVVGAMLASFVVESTLTSAAGGGFLLAHTHHNQNILFDFFTQTPRHKRPTNELNFYPVDVNFGEATQAFYIGLGSMAVPGSLAGAFAVHQQLGRLPLSLVAEPTLQYARNGIKVVPFQSFCINSLLHPILLALPESRQLYAPQGTLVQTGDTLYMRDFANTLEYIIEQGIEEFYQGDIAHQIAQDCQEHGGYLTLEDLASYQVIQRSPLKVNYRGRELLTNPPPSSGGALIAFALKLLEKIDFRDLKFASATHRQILAQVMALTNEARKDGYDAHIYSPDVAEQFLALNHLQTYQNSLTQTVNKWGSTTHVSVMDEEGNAASATTSNGEGSSYVIPGTGIMINNMLGEADLNPAGFHQWHCNQRISSMMAPTILLQQGKPEIVLGSGGSNRIRTVILQVISNLIDFKMSVHDAVEAPRVHWENQVFHIEPPYLPNLEESLQLPTDTDVLFWQEQNMFFGGVHAVQKNTIGEMVGAGDPRRGGAVEDSKP from the coding sequence ATGAATCTAACAAGTTATAACCCAACCCAAGGAGTTGTCGCTGCCGGACACCCGAAAACGGCCGAGGCTGCTCAAACCATTCTACAAGCAGGGGGAAATGCCTTTGATGCTGTTGTTGGGGCAATGCTAGCCTCTTTTGTCGTTGAATCAACCCTGACCTCTGCGGCTGGGGGTGGGTTCCTCCTCGCCCATACCCACCATAATCAGAATATCCTATTTGATTTTTTTACTCAAACCCCACGCCATAAAAGACCGACCAATGAGTTAAATTTTTACCCGGTTGATGTTAATTTCGGGGAGGCAACCCAAGCCTTTTATATTGGCTTAGGATCAATGGCAGTGCCGGGGAGTTTAGCCGGGGCTTTTGCGGTTCATCAACAACTGGGTAGACTCCCTTTATCTTTAGTAGCTGAACCTACTCTTCAGTATGCCCGAAACGGCATAAAAGTTGTCCCTTTTCAATCCTTTTGTATTAATTCTTTACTTCACCCTATTTTGCTGGCTTTGCCCGAATCTCGGCAATTATACGCACCCCAAGGGACTTTAGTTCAAACAGGGGATACCCTTTATATGAGAGATTTCGCGAATACATTAGAATATATTATTGAACAGGGAATAGAGGAATTTTATCAAGGGGATATTGCCCATCAAATTGCTCAAGATTGCCAGGAACACGGGGGCTATTTAACCCTAGAGGATTTAGCCTCTTATCAAGTCATTCAACGTTCCCCGTTAAAGGTTAATTATCGAGGGCGGGAACTGTTAACGAATCCTCCCCCGAGTTCAGGGGGGGCTTTAATTGCTTTTGCCTTAAAGCTTTTAGAAAAGATTGATTTTAGGGATTTAAAATTTGCCAGTGCCACTCATCGGCAAATTCTGGCGCAAGTGATGGCTTTAACCAATGAAGCGCGCAAAGATGGTTATGATGCTCATATTTATTCGCCGGATGTTGCTGAACAGTTTTTAGCGTTAAACCATTTACAAACCTATCAAAACTCTCTGACTCAAACGGTGAACAAATGGGGTAGCACAACCCATGTAAGTGTGATGGATGAAGAGGGGAATGCGGCTAGTGCGACGACTTCTAATGGAGAGGGTTCGTCCTATGTCATTCCGGGGACAGGGATTATGATTAATAATATGTTAGGGGAGGCGGATTTAAACCCAGCAGGGTTTCATCAATGGCACTGTAATCAACGCATTTCTTCGATGATGGCTCCAACGATTTTACTTCAGCAGGGCAAGCCAGAAATTGTGTTAGGTTCGGGGGGATCTAATCGAATTAGAACGGTAATTTTACAGGTTATTTCTAATTTAATCGATTTTAAAATGTCGGTGCATGATGCGGTAGAAGCCCCTCGAGTTCATTGGGAAAATCAGGTGTTTCATATTGAACCGCCCTATTTACCGAATCTTGAGGAAAGTTTACAATTACCGACCGATACGGATGTGTTGTTTTGGCAAGAACAAAATATGTTTTTTGGGGGGGTTCATGCGGTACAAAAAAACACCATCGGGGAGATGGTTGGAGCAGGAGATCCCCGTCGGGGCGGGGCTGTGGAGGACAGTAAACCGTAA
- a CDS encoding caspase family protein, producing MVDYTAIAIGINRYQFIQPLSYAQADAQALHQILLEEIGLPQTQSLILTDASPWVGEHSTAPTQEVIQYWMEQGLEQPPTSVLLFFFSGYGVNWEGVDYLMPMDGNPADIENTGIAAQSLFESLQRKGFRHIVALLDINRSPGVIAGKPVGSQLAQIAPEMGVSLLLSCQVDESSHEAVALGHGIFTAALLEALRYYGQEITLHDLSSYLYERLPEVSEHHWRPIQHPLIIIPSLDVAQQSLLPSRAMVASASASTGEQGAIATPPQTPPKAEAVTPLEQPETPPPSPAEPEEALGAAGVPASGIKKTPQWQKWIFWVGGAAILLVILAIFWTGRETVLQNGNGEETTGEVAEGPPETPSEPAPEPAPEAEIPAPEPTPVAPQSPAPTPEPSPVPQTLQESQAILARARTYIQTNQASGFSRAIAEAKRIPPGAPLYDEAQGDIARWSGVILDLARGRANQGQFDSAIAAARLVPAEPSTTYQTAQQSIQQWTQQKEQQAKNQEIISSARRMIRYTQASSYSRGISTLRAVPQGEPGYPLAQDLIERWSRQIYLIANSRAARGNFSQAVETARLVPAGTPSHEPAQKAIERWQRGQR from the coding sequence ATGGTAGACTACACTGCGATCGCAATTGGCATTAATCGTTATCAATTTATCCAACCTCTCAGTTACGCCCAAGCGGATGCCCAGGCACTGCATCAAATCCTACTGGAAGAAATTGGACTCCCTCAGACTCAATCCCTCATCCTCACCGATGCCTCTCCTTGGGTGGGGGAACATTCTACTGCCCCCACCCAAGAGGTGATTCAGTATTGGATGGAACAGGGCTTGGAGCAACCCCCCACTTCTGTCTTATTGTTCTTTTTCAGTGGCTATGGGGTCAACTGGGAAGGTGTAGATTACCTAATGCCAATGGATGGCAACCCGGCTGACATTGAAAACACCGGGATTGCGGCTCAAAGTCTCTTTGAAAGTTTACAACGCAAGGGCTTCCGTCACATTGTCGCCCTGCTGGATATTAACCGCTCTCCGGGGGTGATTGCCGGGAAACCTGTCGGCAGTCAACTAGCCCAAATCGCGCCAGAAATGGGCGTTTCCCTTTTACTCTCCTGTCAGGTGGATGAGTCCTCCCATGAAGCGGTAGCGCTGGGTCATGGCATTTTTACCGCCGCCCTCTTAGAAGCCCTGCGCTACTATGGCCAAGAGATCACCCTTCATGATCTCAGTAGCTATCTTTATGAACGTTTACCGGAGGTGAGTGAACACCACTGGCGACCGATTCAGCACCCTTTGATTATTATTCCCTCCTTGGATGTAGCACAACAGTCTCTACTACCCAGTAGGGCAATGGTGGCCAGTGCTTCCGCCTCCACCGGGGAACAAGGGGCGATCGCAACCCCACCGCAAACCCCACCCAAAGCAGAGGCCGTCACCCCCCTAGAACAACCGGAAACCCCACCCCCCAGCCCCGCAGAACCGGAGGAAGCCCTTGGAGCCGCAGGTGTCCCCGCCAGTGGAATCAAGAAAACCCCCCAATGGCAAAAATGGATTTTCTGGGTGGGCGGTGCAGCGATTTTATTGGTCATTTTAGCCATCTTTTGGACGGGTCGGGAGACAGTATTACAGAATGGGAATGGGGAGGAGACAACGGGAGAAGTGGCAGAAGGCCCCCCAGAAACCCCCTCAGAACCTGCTCCTGAACCCGCCCCCGAGGCTGAAATTCCTGCCCCGGAACCCACCCCGGTAGCCCCCCAAAGTCCCGCCCCGACACCCGAACCCAGTCCGGTTCCCCAAACCTTACAGGAAAGTCAGGCGATTTTAGCTCGGGCGAGGACTTATATTCAGACCAATCAGGCTTCCGGTTTTAGTCGGGCGATCGCAGAAGCCAAGAGAATCCCCCCCGGCGCACCCCTCTATGACGAAGCTCAGGGGGACATTGCCCGATGGAGTGGGGTTATTCTAGACTTAGCCCGAGGACGCGCCAATCAGGGTCAATTTGATTCCGCCATTGCCGCCGCTCGTCTTGTTCCCGCAGAACCCAGCACCACCTACCAAACCGCCCAACAAAGTATTCAACAGTGGACTCAGCAGAAGGAACAACAGGCCAAAAACCAAGAAATCATCAGTTCAGCCCGACGGATGATCCGCTATACCCAAGCCTCCTCCTACAGTCGCGGCATTAGTACCCTACGCGCTGTTCCCCAAGGCGAACCCGGTTATCCCCTCGCTCAGGATTTAATTGAGCGTTGGAGTCGGCAAATTTATCTAATTGCCAACTCCCGCGCCGCCCGAGGCAATTTCTCCCAAGCCGTGGAAACCGCTCGCCTCGTCCCCGCCGGAACCCCTTCTCATGAACCCGCTCAAAAAGCCATTGAACGCTGGCAACGGGGACAGCGTTAG
- a CDS encoding LysR family transcriptional regulator yields MNLFHLRVLLAVAEQGNFSTAALKLDISQSAVSRAIASLEEELGVSLLSRGRFGAKPTRIGERVITHAQQMLEIRDNIEYEVSLEKGLQRGIVRVASFRSAATHLLPKVVAQFRQAFPNIEVIIKERDPLGVEQALREGDADIGLLPLPRSEEFETWEIARDEYVVLLPKSAQDIPEQLTWEELSQYSFILFNYAECTSAVRGHWANSGYSFKVAYEIKEDSTIVSMVAQGLGAAILPRLAAKPIPKGVQVRSLPMPLKRIIGAAVLTNGLQSPAVFAFLDALRGTGRFQP; encoded by the coding sequence ATGAATCTTTTCCATCTGAGGGTGTTGTTAGCAGTAGCAGAACAGGGAAATTTTTCTACGGCTGCCTTAAAGCTCGATATTTCTCAATCAGCCGTGAGTCGTGCGATCGCGTCCTTAGAGGAAGAGTTAGGCGTTTCTCTCCTCTCTCGGGGTCGATTTGGCGCAAAACCAACACGTATCGGGGAGCGGGTTATTACTCACGCCCAGCAAATGTTAGAGATTCGTGACAATATTGAGTATGAGGTCAGTCTAGAGAAGGGTTTACAACGGGGTATTGTGCGAGTAGCATCTTTTCGCAGCGCCGCCACCCATTTATTACCCAAAGTTGTCGCACAATTTCGCCAAGCGTTCCCCAATATTGAGGTCATTATTAAGGAGCGAGATCCCCTCGGGGTAGAGCAAGCGTTACGGGAAGGGGATGCCGATATTGGGTTATTACCGTTACCTCGTTCTGAGGAATTTGAAACCTGGGAAATTGCCCGGGATGAATATGTAGTTTTGTTGCCCAAATCTGCCCAAGACATACCAGAACAATTAACTTGGGAAGAGTTATCCCAATATTCGTTTATTTTGTTTAATTATGCCGAATGTACATCGGCAGTGCGAGGCCATTGGGCGAATTCGGGCTATTCGTTTAAAGTGGCCTATGAGATTAAGGAAGATTCTACCATTGTCAGTATGGTAGCCCAAGGATTAGGCGCGGCAATCCTCCCCCGTTTGGCCGCTAAACCAATCCCCAAAGGGGTACAAGTTCGTTCTTTACCGATGCCATTAAAACGAATTATTGGCGCGGCCGTTTTAACCAATGGTTTACAATCTCCGGCGGTTTTCGCTTTTTTAGATGCTTTACGAGGGACAGGACGGTTTCAACCGTGA
- a CDS encoding serine/threonine-protein kinase: MSYCPHPQCQQPENAENDRFCGHCGASLLLGGRYRLGRLIGAGGFGRTFLGRDEYKPSHPLCAVKQFCPQDPSKKAADLFVQEAQRLEQLGHHAQIPQLYAHFTQDHQQYIVQEWVDGQNLAQVLAQQKPFTEEEVGRVLLNLLPVLRFIHEGQVIHRDIKPENIIRRMGDQQLVLVDFGAAKYATETALGRQGTVIGSAGYWAPEQSFGRATFASDLYSLGVTCLELLTGVAPLELYSVREGAWVWRKFLPQPINPALGRILDKLLARGVRDRYQSAQQVLEALSASNLQPKVSRPLWHCTDTLTAHTEGVQVVAFHPKGEVLVSGSGDRTINLWRKQDWWELETLLGHENTIQGLSFHPQGHYLASASPDKTVKLWDWQQRRLHKTLPRKGGFGGAVFTVAYSPDGHYLASGGGEPSVEIWQVRPFRKVTQFKVTGLFSHLAAIAWSPDSQLLAIASTSPRLYLWSVQQQQPLWTHKVICSALAFSPNGQILAMARSKSEGTGESHSTILLWEVRTGGRIKALVTGNSAVSSLAFHPQGHWLISGDEQGILRLWDVKRGLTLGSWRGHSGTVRSLAFHPQGRLFASGSEDKTVKIWQPFLQN; this comes from the coding sequence ATGAGTTACTGTCCCCATCCCCAGTGTCAGCAGCCCGAAAATGCAGAAAATGACCGCTTTTGTGGGCATTGTGGGGCATCGTTGCTCTTGGGGGGACGGTATCGCTTAGGGCGCTTGATTGGGGCGGGGGGCTTTGGGCGGACGTTTTTAGGACGGGATGAATATAAGCCCTCCCATCCCCTTTGTGCGGTTAAACAATTTTGTCCCCAAGACCCATCGAAGAAGGCGGCGGATTTATTTGTACAGGAAGCGCAACGCTTGGAACAGTTGGGACATCATGCCCAAATTCCTCAACTCTATGCCCATTTTACTCAAGATCATCAGCAATATATTGTTCAGGAGTGGGTGGATGGTCAGAATTTAGCCCAAGTGTTAGCCCAACAGAAACCGTTTACGGAGGAGGAAGTGGGGCGGGTGTTGCTCAATCTCTTGCCTGTGTTGCGCTTTATCCATGAAGGACAGGTCATTCACCGGGATATTAAGCCGGAAAATATTATCCGTCGGATGGGGGATCAACAGTTGGTGTTAGTGGATTTCGGGGCGGCGAAGTATGCGACGGAAACGGCTTTGGGGCGACAGGGAACGGTAATCGGTAGTGCGGGCTATTGGGCTCCCGAACAGAGTTTTGGTCGGGCGACGTTTGCTAGTGATTTGTATAGTTTGGGGGTGACTTGTCTTGAGTTGTTAACGGGGGTGGCTCCCTTGGAGTTGTATAGTGTCCGGGAGGGGGCTTGGGTCTGGCGGAAGTTTCTGCCTCAGCCGATTAATCCGGCGTTGGGTCGGATTTTAGATAAGTTGTTGGCGCGGGGGGTGCGCGATCGCTATCAGTCAGCCCAACAGGTCTTAGAGGCGTTGTCTGCCTCCAATTTGCAGCCGAAGGTGTCCCGTCCCCTCTGGCACTGTACCGACACTTTAACGGCCCATACGGAGGGGGTGCAGGTGGTGGCGTTTCACCCCAAGGGGGAGGTTTTGGTCAGTGGCAGTGGCGATCGCACGATTAACCTCTGGCGTAAACAAGATTGGTGGGAACTTGAAACCCTCTTGGGTCATGAAAATACCATCCAAGGCTTGAGTTTCCACCCCCAAGGCCATTACTTAGCCTCAGCCAGTCCCGATAAAACCGTTAAGCTATGGGATTGGCAACAGAGACGCTTGCACAAAACCCTACCGCGTAAGGGAGGATTCGGGGGGGCTGTGTTTACTGTGGCCTACTCTCCCGATGGTCATTATCTCGCCAGTGGGGGGGGAGAACCCAGTGTTGAGATTTGGCAAGTTCGCCCCTTCCGTAAAGTGACTCAATTCAAGGTGACTGGGCTATTTTCCCATCTGGCGGCGATCGCTTGGAGCCCCGATAGTCAACTCCTCGCCATAGCCAGCACCTCCCCCCGTCTTTACCTTTGGTCAGTCCAGCAACAACAACCCCTTTGGACGCATAAAGTCATCTGTTCCGCCCTCGCCTTTAGTCCCAATGGTCAAATCTTGGCAATGGCCCGGTCTAAGTCTGAAGGCACCGGGGAAAGTCATTCTACTATTCTACTCTGGGAAGTCCGTACTGGAGGCAGGATCAAAGCGTTAGTCACTGGGAACAGTGCAGTCTCTAGTCTGGCTTTTCATCCTCAAGGGCATTGGCTAATCAGTGGCGATGAACAGGGAATCTTGCGACTATGGGATGTTAAACGAGGCCTAACGTTGGGTTCTTGGCGGGGTCATAGCGGCACAGTCCGCAGTCTAGCGTTTCACCCTCAAGGCAGGCTTTTCGCCAGTGGCAGTGAAGATAAAACCGTTAAGATATGGCAGCCCTTTCTACAAAATTAA